The following proteins are encoded in a genomic region of Dehalococcoidia bacterium:
- the secA gene encoding preprotein translocase subunit SecA produces MLGIVKKIFGDQNEKEIKALRPIVQKTNVLEQEFEKLDTDQLQARTAQLRERLAKGESLDDILPEAFAAVRVAARRTLGQRHYDVQLMGGAVLHQGKIAEMQTGEGKTLVATLPVSLNALSGAGVHVVIVNDYLARRDTQWMGSVYRMLGLSVGCLQHETSYLYDPEQGEKEGSLKGLLAVPRRLAYQADITYGTNNEFGFDYLRDNMAVDLAHKVQRGHNFAIVDEVDNILIDEARTPLIISGPAAESTQVYHTFARLAPQLKEGGDFTIDEKMRAISITEDGISKVERLLNVVNLYDPANYHMAHYLENAVRANALYKRDRDYVVKDGEVIIVDEFTGRLMPGRRWSDGLHQAVESKEGVKVQQETVTWATITIQNNFRMYKKLAGMTGTAFTEQEEFWKIYHLPVVVIPTHHPMVRAAMPDKVFKSQDGKWKAVTQELADLHDKGRPVLVGTTSIETSEKLGELLRKRGIPHQVLNAKFHEKEAGIIAQAGRLGAVTVATNMAGRGTDIILGGNPVDRDPAEWEDEHKKVVTLGGLHVLGTERHEARRIDNQLRGRAGRQGDPGSSQFFVSLDDDLMRRFGGDRIKGFMDWAGLEEDVPIENSLVSKSIEQAQIRTEGYHFDVRKHLVEYDDVVNKQREVIYGERNKLLAGADLKANVRDMVHREIKALVAAHMPGEEAEKWTLEELVKVVRAIYPLPEKFGKEALSKMSLVETEELLLQQADVAYEQKEKELGSESLRVVERLVMLRAVDVHWVEHLTAMENMRMGIGLEAIGQRDPLVMYKRQGAEMFIETQEHIARDIVRAIYHVQLQPAAQQQSAQQAAPQRQQAAAAPARQEARSPVGVGAPRPSGPMAVRKVGRNDACPCGSGKKYKKCHGT; encoded by the coding sequence ATGCTTGGTATCGTCAAGAAAATATTCGGCGACCAGAACGAAAAGGAAATAAAGGCGCTCCGGCCCATCGTCCAGAAGACCAACGTCCTAGAGCAGGAGTTCGAGAAGCTGGACACCGACCAGCTTCAGGCCAGGACCGCTCAGCTCAGGGAGCGCCTCGCGAAAGGCGAAAGCCTCGACGACATTCTGCCGGAGGCCTTCGCCGCCGTGCGTGTGGCCGCTAGGCGCACGCTGGGCCAGCGCCACTACGACGTGCAACTCATGGGCGGCGCCGTTCTGCACCAGGGCAAGATTGCCGAGATGCAGACCGGCGAAGGCAAGACGCTGGTCGCCACGCTGCCCGTCTCCCTGAACGCCCTTTCCGGCGCGGGCGTCCACGTGGTCATCGTCAACGACTACCTGGCCCGCCGCGATACCCAGTGGATGGGCTCTGTCTACCGCATGCTGGGCCTCTCCGTGGGCTGCCTCCAGCACGAGACGTCCTACCTGTACGACCCGGAGCAAGGGGAGAAGGAAGGCAGTCTGAAGGGCCTGCTGGCAGTGCCGCGTCGCCTGGCCTACCAGGCGGACATCACGTATGGCACCAACAACGAGTTCGGCTTCGACTACCTTCGGGACAACATGGCCGTGGACCTGGCGCACAAGGTGCAGAGGGGCCACAACTTCGCCATCGTGGACGAGGTGGACAACATCCTCATTGACGAGGCGCGAACGCCGCTCATCATCAGCGGGCCCGCCGCCGAGTCCACCCAGGTCTACCACACCTTCGCCCGGCTGGCGCCGCAGCTCAAGGAGGGCGGGGACTTCACCATTGACGAGAAGATGCGGGCCATCTCCATCACGGAGGACGGCATCAGCAAGGTGGAGCGCCTGCTGAACGTCGTCAACCTGTACGACCCGGCCAACTACCACATGGCCCACTATCTGGAGAACGCCGTCCGCGCGAACGCCCTGTACAAGCGCGACCGCGATTACGTGGTCAAGGACGGCGAGGTGATCATCGTGGACGAGTTCACGGGCCGCCTCATGCCCGGCCGCCGCTGGTCGGACGGCTTGCACCAGGCCGTGGAGTCGAAAGAGGGGGTGAAGGTCCAGCAAGAGACCGTCACCTGGGCCACCATCACTATTCAGAACAACTTCCGCATGTACAAAAAGCTGGCGGGCATGACGGGCACTGCCTTCACCGAGCAAGAGGAGTTCTGGAAGATATACCACCTGCCGGTCGTGGTCATTCCCACGCACCATCCAATGGTCCGCGCCGCAATGCCGGACAAGGTGTTCAAGTCGCAGGACGGCAAGTGGAAGGCGGTGACGCAGGAGCTTGCCGACCTCCACGACAAGGGCCGACCCGTTCTCGTGGGCACCACGTCCATCGAGACGTCCGAGAAGCTGGGCGAGCTGCTGCGAAAGCGCGGCATCCCCCACCAGGTCCTGAACGCCAAGTTCCACGAGAAAGAGGCGGGCATCATCGCGCAGGCGGGCCGCCTGGGTGCGGTGACCGTCGCGACGAACATGGCGGGCCGCGGCACGGACATCATCCTGGGCGGCAATCCCGTGGACCGTGACCCCGCCGAGTGGGAGGATGAGCACAAGAAGGTAGTTACTCTGGGCGGGCTGCACGTGCTGGGCACGGAGCGGCATGAGGCGCGGCGCATTGACAACCAATTGCGGGGCCGCGCCGGCCGCCAGGGCGACCCGGGCTCGTCGCAGTTCTTCGTGTCGCTGGACGACGACCTGATGCGGCGCTTCGGCGGCGACCGCATCAAGGGCTTCATGGACTGGGCGGGACTGGAAGAGGACGTGCCCATTGAGAACAGCCTGGTAAGCAAGTCCATCGAGCAGGCCCAGATTCGCACCGAGGGCTACCACTTCGATGTCCGCAAGCACCTCGTTGAGTACGATGACGTAGTGAACAAGCAGCGCGAGGTCATCTACGGGGAGCGGAACAAGCTCCTGGCGGGCGCCGACTTGAAGGCCAACGTGCGGGATATGGTGCATCGGGAGATCAAGGCGCTGGTGGCGGCCCACATGCCGGGGGAGGAGGCCGAGAAGTGGACTCTGGAGGAGCTTGTCAAGGTCGTGCGCGCCATCTACCCGCTGCCGGAGAAGTTCGGCAAAGAGGCGCTGTCCAAGATGAGCTTGGTGGAGACGGAGGAGTTACTGCTCCAGCAGGCGGATGTGGCCTATGAGCAGAAGGAGAAGGAACTGGGTTCCGAGTCCCTGCGGGTGGTGGAGCGCCTTGTGATGCTCCGGGCCGTTGACGTGCACTGGGTGGAGCACCTCACGGCCATGGAGAACATGCGGATGGGTATCGGCCTGGAGGCTATCGGCCAGCGCGACCCGCTCGTCATGTACAAGCGGCAGGGCGCGGAGATGTTCATCGAGACTCAGGAACACATCGCCAGGGACATCGTCCGGGCCATCTACCACGTGCAGCTTCAGCCCGCTGCCCAGCAGCAGTCCGCTCAGCAGGCCGCGCCCCAACGCCAGCAGGCCGCAGCCGCGCCCGCGCGCCAGGAGGCCCGGTCGCCGGTGGGCGTCGGCGCGCCTCGCCCGAGCGGCCCCATGGCTGTGCGAAAGGTGGGCCGCAACGACGCGTGTCCGTGCGGCAGCGGCAAGAAATATAAGAAGTGCCACGGGACGTAG
- a CDS encoding enoyl-CoA hydratase-related protein, which yields MAYEHLLVKADGRIATIALNRPERMNALNPKLENELGDALEEAGKDDSIGVVVLTGSGRAFCSGADVQAMSGGKDTASGAAGYGTASAEEIRRGFSRAQRMILGIQRLQKPVIGMINGPAVGAGFDLACVCDIRVGSTNARFMAAYIRVGLFPGFGGTWLYARALGLPKAAELLFTGDFLEAEEAHKMGFLNKLVPPEKLEEATMEMARKIANGPPIAMRLAKLQLYKGLEVDLETAMQVAAAFETITLTSEDHKEGAAAFREKRPPQFKGR from the coding sequence ATGGCGTACGAGCACCTTCTGGTCAAGGCGGACGGGCGCATCGCGACGATTGCCTTGAATCGGCCTGAGCGGATGAACGCCTTGAATCCCAAGCTCGAAAACGAGCTGGGGGACGCTCTCGAAGAGGCTGGCAAGGACGATTCGATTGGTGTGGTGGTCCTGACAGGCTCGGGACGCGCCTTCTGCTCCGGCGCCGACGTGCAGGCAATGTCCGGAGGCAAGGACACCGCGTCCGGCGCCGCCGGCTACGGGACCGCCAGCGCTGAGGAGATACGCCGGGGATTCAGCCGTGCCCAACGGATGATACTAGGCATTCAGCGGTTGCAGAAACCCGTCATCGGCATGATCAACGGCCCCGCCGTGGGCGCGGGCTTTGACCTGGCCTGCGTGTGCGACATCCGCGTCGGCTCCACCAACGCCCGGTTCATGGCGGCGTACATCCGCGTCGGGCTGTTTCCCGGCTTCGGCGGCACCTGGCTGTACGCGCGCGCCCTGGGGCTTCCCAAGGCCGCTGAACTGCTGTTCACGGGCGACTTCCTGGAGGCGGAGGAGGCCCACAAGATGGGCTTTCTGAACAAGCTGGTGCCTCCGGAGAAGCTGGAGGAGGCCACAATGGAGATGGCGCGGAAGATAGCCAACGGGCCGCCCATCGCCATGCGGCTCGCCAAGCTTCAGCTTTACAAGGGGTTGGAGGTGGACCTGGAGACCGCCATGCAGGTGGCGGCGGCCTTCGAGACCATTACCCTGACCTCGGAGGACCACAAGGAGGGCGCCGCGGCCTTCCGGGAGAAGCGGCCTCCTCAGTTCAAAGGCCGCTAG
- a CDS encoding polyribonucleotide nucleotidyltransferase produces the protein MTQQVFRRDIGGRSLSFETGKLAGQAQGAVVVRYGETVILATACVSPQPREGIDFFPLTVDYEERLYAVGRIPGSFFRREGRPTQEAILTARLTDRPIRPLFPKDFHNDVQVIITVLSTDQENDPSILSIIGASAALSMSSIPFEGPLAATRIGHIDGALVVNPTMRQVQQSKLDLVVAGTRDAVMMVEAGAHILDESTMLEAIKLGQQTNVEVIALEDELVRACGTPKMIVTSNHGADREVVAAVQSALNGRLEDVLRKTDNVEREKARAALGKDVAEKLAATYPANQVANVFHDLERALVRRSIVERQRRPDGRSPKDIRLITCEVGLLPRTHGSGLFTRGQTQVLSISTLGSASERQKLDTLGLEDFKRFMHHYNMPPFSSGETKRLGSPGRREVGHGALAERALMPVLPSEQEFPYTIRIVSEVLSSNGSTSMASVCGSTLSLMDAGVPIKAPVAGVAMGMVKEDARHVILTDIAGEEDHLGDMDFKVAGTAEGVTALQMDIKTKGITPELMAEALAHAKEARLFILDKMKQTIAQPRTQLSPFAPRMTRIQIKPEKIGALIGPGGKNIRAIIEQTKCTIDVEDDGSVVIGSTSGEASQKAIAMIEGLTKEVEIGTIYTGKVTRITDFGAFVEILPGKDGLVRAGELSDHRVERVEDEVKLGDEMTVMVIEIDRMGRINLSHRAVLEGGPRPPAGPGAEGGEQGGAPFQRPGPPPHREGGFDRDRRGGPPFRPGPGGPPRGGGYREPPFRGPAESTRRP, from the coding sequence TTGACACAACAGGTATTTAGGCGTGATATCGGTGGGCGCAGCCTGTCCTTTGAGACGGGGAAGCTGGCCGGCCAGGCCCAGGGCGCTGTCGTCGTCCGCTATGGCGAGACGGTTATCCTGGCCACCGCCTGCGTCAGTCCGCAGCCGAGGGAAGGAATAGACTTCTTTCCGCTCACCGTGGACTATGAAGAGCGTCTGTATGCCGTCGGCAGAATCCCCGGAAGCTTCTTCCGCCGGGAGGGCAGGCCGACCCAGGAAGCCATCCTGACAGCCCGCCTGACCGACAGGCCCATCCGGCCCCTTTTCCCAAAGGACTTCCACAACGACGTCCAGGTCATCATCACCGTTCTTTCCACGGACCAGGAGAACGACCCATCCATTCTGTCTATTATCGGAGCGTCGGCGGCTCTGAGCATGTCCAGCATTCCCTTCGAGGGGCCGCTCGCCGCGACGCGCATCGGTCACATTGACGGCGCTCTGGTCGTGAACCCCACCATGCGCCAAGTGCAGCAGAGCAAGCTGGACCTGGTGGTAGCGGGGACCCGCGATGCCGTAATGATGGTGGAGGCGGGCGCTCATATCCTAGACGAGTCCACTATGCTCGAGGCCATCAAGCTGGGGCAACAGACCAACGTGGAGGTCATCGCCCTGGAGGATGAGCTGGTCCGCGCGTGCGGCACACCCAAGATGATTGTGACCTCGAACCATGGAGCGGATCGAGAGGTCGTGGCCGCCGTCCAGAGCGCCCTGAACGGGCGTCTGGAGGACGTGCTGCGAAAGACGGACAACGTGGAGCGGGAGAAGGCCCGCGCGGCCTTGGGAAAGGACGTGGCGGAGAAACTCGCCGCCACATATCCGGCCAATCAGGTCGCGAACGTCTTCCATGACTTGGAGAGGGCCCTCGTACGGCGGAGCATCGTTGAGCGCCAGCGGCGACCGGATGGCCGCAGCCCCAAGGACATTCGCCTCATAACGTGCGAGGTAGGACTCCTCCCACGCACCCACGGCTCAGGCCTGTTCACCCGCGGCCAGACCCAGGTGCTCAGCATAAGCACCCTGGGATCCGCCAGCGAGCGGCAGAAGCTGGACACCCTGGGGCTTGAAGATTTCAAGCGCTTCATGCACCACTACAACATGCCACCCTTCTCATCGGGCGAGACCAAACGCCTTGGCTCTCCCGGTCGGCGAGAAGTGGGCCACGGCGCGTTGGCGGAGCGGGCGCTCATGCCCGTGCTTCCCAGCGAACAGGAGTTCCCCTACACGATTCGCATCGTCTCCGAGGTGCTCAGCTCCAACGGGAGCACCTCCATGGCCAGCGTCTGCGGCAGCACCCTTTCCCTGATGGACGCCGGTGTTCCCATAAAAGCGCCCGTGGCGGGTGTGGCTATGGGCATGGTCAAAGAGGATGCCCGCCACGTCATCCTGACCGACATCGCGGGGGAGGAAGACCATCTGGGCGACATGGACTTCAAGGTGGCGGGCACCGCCGAGGGCGTCACCGCGCTGCAGATGGACATTAAGACCAAGGGCATCACTCCCGAGCTGATGGCGGAGGCCCTGGCCCATGCCAAGGAGGCCCGCCTGTTCATCCTGGACAAGATGAAGCAGACCATCGCTCAGCCGCGCACCCAGTTGAGCCCCTTCGCGCCGCGGATGACCCGTATTCAGATCAAGCCGGAAAAGATCGGCGCGCTCATTGGCCCCGGCGGCAAGAACATCCGCGCCATCATCGAACAGACCAAGTGCACGATTGACGTGGAGGACGACGGCTCCGTCGTCATCGGCTCGACCAGCGGTGAGGCCTCACAGAAGGCCATCGCCATGATCGAGGGCCTGACCAAGGAAGTCGAAATCGGAACAATCTACACGGGCAAGGTCACGCGCATTACCGATTTCGGCGCGTTTGTCGAAATCCTTCCGGGCAAGGACGGCCTGGTACGCGCCGGCGAGCTTTCCGACCATCGGGTGGAACGGGTGGAGGACGAGGTCAAGCTGGGCGACGAGATGACTGTCATGGTCATCGAGATAGACCGGATGGGGCGCATTAACCTCTCGCACCGCGCTGTTTTGGAAGGCGGTCCTCGCCCGCCGGCAGGTCCCGGAGCTGAGGGCGGCGAGCAAGGCGGAGCGCCTTTCCAGCGCCCAGGACCACCCCCTCATCGCGAGGGCGGCTTTGACCGTGACCGGCGCGGAGGTCCTCCGTTTCGGCCAGGGCCAGGCGGTCCCCCGCGAGGCGGCGGGTATCGGGAGCCGCCTTTCCGGGGTCCGGCTGAGTCCACACGGCGTCCGTAA
- a CDS encoding ribose-phosphate pyrophosphokinase encodes MRGVIDELRVFTGNAHPDLAKAICEYLRQPVGRAEVFEFSNENTFVRIMENIRGRDVFIVQPLCSPVNKSIVELLIFLDAAKRASADRITAVVPYYAYGRSDKKDQPRVPITARLIADILSVAGANRVLTLDLHAGQIQGFFNIPVDELSALPMFARYFKDKNLPDLVVVATDVGISKKARDLAARLDAPLAIVEKRRVGNNDKTETLNVIGDVRNKTAVLFDDEIDTAGSITNAAAALREEGARDVFACATHPVLSGPAVERIAASAITEVVVSDSIPVPEWKRPRNLTVLSIAPLLGEAMRRIHTGTSVGAMFG; translated from the coding sequence ATCCGCGGCGTGATTGACGAATTAAGAGTCTTTACGGGAAACGCCCATCCTGACCTGGCAAAGGCCATCTGCGAGTACCTGCGTCAGCCCGTGGGGCGCGCAGAGGTATTCGAGTTCTCCAATGAGAACACCTTTGTCCGCATCATGGAGAATATCCGAGGCCGGGACGTATTCATCGTGCAGCCCTTGTGCTCGCCCGTCAACAAGAGCATCGTGGAGCTGCTGATATTCCTGGACGCGGCCAAGCGGGCCTCCGCGGACCGCATTACGGCGGTCGTCCCGTACTACGCCTACGGACGCAGCGACAAAAAGGACCAGCCGCGCGTGCCGATCACGGCCCGACTCATCGCGGACATCCTCTCGGTGGCCGGAGCGAATCGTGTGTTGACACTGGACCTGCACGCCGGCCAGATCCAGGGCTTCTTCAACATTCCCGTGGACGAGTTGAGCGCGCTGCCCATGTTCGCGCGCTATTTCAAGGACAAGAACCTGCCTGACCTCGTGGTTGTGGCGACGGACGTGGGCATCTCCAAGAAGGCCCGCGACCTCGCCGCGCGCCTGGACGCGCCCCTGGCCATCGTGGAGAAGCGGCGCGTCGGCAACAACGACAAGACCGAAACGCTGAATGTCATCGGCGACGTGCGGAACAAGACCGCCGTCCTGTTTGACGACGAGATTGACACTGCGGGCTCCATCACCAACGCGGCCGCGGCCCTGCGCGAGGAGGGCGCGCGCGATGTGTTTGCGTGCGCCACGCACCCGGTGCTGTCCGGCCCCGCGGTGGAGCGCATCGCCGCCAGCGCCATCACCGAGGTGGTGGTGTCCGACAGCATCCCTGTCCCGGAGTGGAAGCGGCCTCGGAACCTGACCGTCCTGAGCATTGCGCCGCTTCTGGGGGAGGCCATGCGGCGCATCCACACGGGCACCAGCGTCGGCGCCATGTTCGGGTAA
- a CDS encoding aspartate-semialdehyde dehydrogenase codes for MSGYRVAVVGATGLVGQEIVKCLEQRKFPCISLRLLSADRSASREAVPSQREPAVEGLSNSAFDEADLVFFATGLDIARQFAPLAIKAGAVVIDSSPAWRMDPDVPLIVPEINAAELRAHKGIVAGPGGTTVALTMALYPLHRVNPVKHMVVCTYESVSGAGSAAQEELSSQARQVLEGRTVVPHMFPHQIAFNLLPEVEVFLDNGYSRAEWNLVEETRKILRAEGLPVSTTCVRVPVFVGHAAAVHVEFSNPIAPEDARKQLAEFPGVRVLDDPDVSLYPQPWFVSGSDDVLVGRIRRDASSSSGLSMWVVIDNLRKGAALNVVQIAEELVRRGQVPEGGKRHGQVGTSSDSHGDPVL; via the coding sequence GTGAGCGGTTACCGGGTTGCCGTTGTGGGAGCGACGGGGCTGGTGGGGCAGGAGATAGTCAAGTGTCTGGAGCAACGCAAGTTCCCGTGCATTTCTCTACGACTCCTTTCGGCGGACCGCTCAGCGAGCCGCGAGGCGGTGCCATCCCAGCGTGAGCCGGCCGTCGAGGGGCTAAGCAACAGCGCCTTTGATGAGGCCGACCTGGTCTTCTTCGCCACGGGCCTGGACATCGCCCGGCAATTTGCGCCCCTGGCCATCAAGGCGGGCGCCGTCGTCATAGACAGCAGTCCCGCATGGCGCATGGACCCCGACGTGCCGCTCATCGTCCCGGAGATCAACGCCGCGGAGCTGCGCGCGCACAAGGGGATTGTCGCGGGGCCTGGGGGAACGACTGTGGCGTTGACCATGGCCCTCTACCCCCTGCACCGGGTCAATCCGGTGAAGCACATGGTCGTGTGCACCTACGAGTCCGTGTCGGGAGCGGGGAGCGCGGCCCAGGAAGAGCTGTCTTCGCAGGCAAGGCAGGTGCTGGAGGGCCGGACGGTTGTCCCCCACATGTTCCCGCACCAGATAGCGTTCAACCTGCTCCCTGAGGTGGAAGTGTTCCTGGACAACGGCTACTCGCGCGCGGAGTGGAATCTGGTGGAGGAGACGCGGAAGATACTTCGTGCGGAAGGCCTGCCCGTGTCCACTACCTGTGTGCGCGTGCCCGTGTTTGTGGGGCATGCCGCCGCTGTCCATGTGGAGTTCTCAAACCCCATAGCGCCGGAGGACGCACGCAAGCAACTGGCGGAGTTCCCCGGCGTCCGGGTGCTGGACGACCCCGACGTCAGCCTCTATCCGCAGCCGTGGTTCGTGAGCGGCAGCGACGACGTCCTGGTGGGACGCATACGGCGCGATGCCTCAAGCAGCAGCGGGCTGTCCATGTGGGTGGTCATCGACAACCTGCGCAAAGGCGCGGCGCTCAACGTCGTGCAAATAGCGGAAGAGCTTGTGCGACGCGGTCAGGTACCAGAGGGAGGAAAGCGACATGGCCAGGTTGGGACGTCTTCTGACAGCCATGGTGACCCCGTTCTCTGA
- the rpsO gene encoding 30S ribosomal protein S15 → MDLESKQVILKEHGLHEGDTGSADVQVAFLSDRISRLTEHLKAHRHDHGTRTGLLRLVGQRRRLLGYLSRTDTPRYRALIAKLGLRR, encoded by the coding sequence TTGGACTTGGAGAGCAAGCAGGTTATTCTGAAGGAGCACGGGTTGCACGAGGGTGACACAGGCTCTGCCGATGTGCAGGTTGCCTTTCTGTCCGATAGGATCAGTCGCCTCACCGAGCACCTGAAAGCCCACCGGCATGACCACGGCACCCGCACGGGCCTCCTCAGGTTGGTAGGCCAGCGGCGGCGGCTCCTCGGCTACCTGAGCCGTACCGACACCCCCCGCTACCGAGCTTTGATCGCTAAGTTGGGTCTTCGCCGATAA
- the dapB gene encoding 4-hydroxy-tetrahydrodipicolinate reductase: MPPIKVVVQGASGRMGREVMAALCRDSAVEPVGAVDIKANEDYISLPDGLGLIPYARELEPIIQRLHPHVVVDFSSAEGALKAARTALKSGVALVVGTTGLAPAHVEEISELTRRYQVGAVIAPNFALGAVLMMHLAKLAARYFDEAEVIELHHDQKADAPSGTALATARAMRESRGGPFKYAATTRETIPGTRGGQVDGIAIHSIRLQGLLAHQEVLFGGPGQTLSIRHDTISRECFMPGVLLAVKEVVKRQELVYGLEALLKLS; the protein is encoded by the coding sequence ATGCCTCCCATCAAGGTTGTCGTGCAGGGCGCATCCGGCAGGATGGGGCGTGAGGTCATGGCGGCCCTGTGCAGGGACTCCGCCGTCGAGCCTGTGGGCGCCGTGGACATCAAGGCCAACGAAGACTACATCTCCCTGCCAGACGGCCTTGGCCTTATCCCGTACGCTCGCGAGCTGGAGCCTATTATCCAGCGCCTCCATCCCCATGTGGTCGTGGACTTCTCTTCTGCTGAAGGTGCCCTCAAGGCTGCCAGGACTGCGCTGAAGAGCGGCGTAGCCCTGGTAGTGGGCACAACGGGGTTGGCGCCGGCCCACGTGGAGGAGATCAGCGAGTTGACGCGAAGGTATCAGGTCGGCGCGGTCATCGCCCCCAACTTCGCGCTGGGCGCTGTTCTCATGATGCACCTCGCCAAGCTGGCCGCGCGCTACTTTGACGAGGCGGAAGTCATCGAACTGCATCACGACCAGAAAGCTGACGCGCCCTCCGGCACCGCCCTCGCCACCGCCCGCGCCATGCGCGAAAGCCGGGGCGGGCCATTCAAGTACGCCGCGACCACCAGGGAGACGATTCCCGGCACCCGTGGGGGCCAGGTGGACGGTATTGCCATTCACAGCATTCGCCTGCAGGGCCTGCTCGCCCATCAGGAGGTCCTCTTCGGTGGGCCGGGCCAGACCCTGAGCATACGACATGACACAATCAGCAGGGAGTGCTTCATGCCCGGGGTGCTGCTGGCCGTGAAAGAAGTTGTCAAGCGCCAGGAGCTCGTGTATGGTCTGGAGGCGTTGCTTAAGCTGAGCTAG
- the dapA gene encoding 4-hydroxy-tetrahydrodipicolinate synthase, whose amino-acid sequence MARLGRLLTAMVTPFSERGELDMEQARKLAKALLDSGSEGLVLAGTTGESPTLTREEKLRLFAEVRSAIGRRGNVVANTGNYSTAESIELTREAERLGVDAVLLVVPYYNKPTQEGLYLHFKSIAESTHLPCILYNVPSRTVTALTADTIVKLSAIENIIGIKEASGNLEQTARVIQEARPGFLVWSGNDADTFPMMALGGYGVISVASHLVGLQMQDMMQRILKGDMAGAAVVHRQILPLFGALFIVSNPIPVKYAVNAVGFRVGNPRLPLTPLDEKSAAQLRDVLKKHRIDLPVGVSGLA is encoded by the coding sequence ATGGCCAGGTTGGGACGTCTTCTGACAGCCATGGTGACCCCGTTCTCTGAACGGGGTGAACTGGATATGGAGCAGGCCAGGAAACTGGCGAAGGCCCTTCTGGACTCAGGAAGCGAGGGCTTGGTACTGGCGGGTACAACGGGCGAGTCCCCCACGCTGACACGGGAGGAAAAGTTGCGCCTCTTCGCCGAGGTGCGCTCCGCCATTGGGCGCCGGGGGAATGTGGTCGCCAACACGGGCAACTACAGCACGGCGGAGAGCATAGAGCTGACCCGAGAGGCGGAGCGACTGGGCGTGGACGCCGTGCTCCTGGTGGTGCCCTACTACAACAAGCCCACACAGGAGGGGCTGTACCTCCACTTTAAGAGTATTGCTGAGAGCACGCATCTGCCGTGCATTCTCTATAACGTGCCCAGCCGGACGGTGACCGCGTTGACGGCGGACACCATCGTCAAGCTGAGCGCGATAGAGAACATCATAGGGATCAAGGAAGCGAGCGGAAACCTGGAGCAGACCGCGCGCGTCATCCAGGAGGCCCGGCCCGGCTTCCTGGTGTGGAGCGGCAACGACGCGGACACGTTCCCCATGATGGCGCTGGGCGGATACGGTGTCATCAGCGTCGCGTCGCACCTCGTTGGCCTGCAAATGCAGGACATGATGCAACGCATCTTAAAGGGCGATATGGCCGGCGCCGCGGTGGTCCACCGCCAGATCCTGCCGCTTTTCGGCGCCCTCTTCATCGTCTCCAACCCCATCCCTGTCAAGTACGCCGTCAACGCCGTGGGCTTCCGCGTGGGAAACCCCCGGCTCCCTCTCACTCCGTTGGACGAGAAGTCGGCGGCGCAGCTCCGCGACGTTCTGAAAAAGCATCGCATTGACCTACCGGTAGGCGTGTCGGGACTGGCATAG